Part of the Salinimonas iocasae genome, GCGGCGCGACCCAGTTGGCCAGTGAATTACAGCTGAGCAGCACACTATCGGGCATACATGAGCATTTTCCGGACTGGTCGGTAAAGGCGGAGATTCTGACCCTTGATAACCTTTCACGACAGCTACATGAGCGGGTCATCGACCTGGCCTTTTCCTCTGAACCGCTAAAATCAGAAGAGGTGATTTCTCAACAAATCAGTGCCGAACCCCTGGGTTTATATATCGTTGGCCGATCGTCTGATGATATTGATGCCAATGATTATGTTGCAATTGAATGGGGGGGAAAAACGAGGGACCTGATTTGTCAGCATTGGCCTCAGTTGCGGGATGCTAAGCTGCGGACGAATTCATTAAGGCTCGGACTCAATGCTATTGAAGAAGACGGTGGGTGCGCGGTATTCCCTGTACGGTTTGCGCAAAAACTTACGCATTTGTCTCTTCGCCAGGTTAGTACGCTTGATGATGTTCAGGCATGTGTTTATCTGAATCGACTGAAATCGGTAAAAAGACATGCACTGACGACTGTCGTCGATACTTTGTTTCCTTCCCATAAGACAATCGCGGTATAATAACGCAGAACACAAAAACCCGGTCTGGCCCTGCATATAACGTAAAATCGCAGCGCTTCAGTGCGTAGCGTGATCTGACGATGTTATTCTTAGTAGAAAGAAAATAACGCATTACATAGCGCTAAGGCTGAACAGCGCGTTTGCACTGTCAGCAATCAATATCATAGGAATTATTTATGGCTCTAGATGAACATCCCCTGTTGGGCGTGAGTGCAGCATTGCGTTTACAAGAGACAATTTCTGGAATTAAAGATAACCAGAAAGTCTGGATTCTCAAGGACGCAGATGGCTGCGTCATGTTAAGTACTGAAGATGAAGACGGTGTACCCGTGTGGCCAGATGCCGGCTTAGCCTTACTGTGGGCTACAGAGGACTGGGCTGATTGTGAACCTATGGCGGTGACGCTGGAAGACTGGCTGAAGAAATGGACGCCGGGCCTTATGCAGGATGAACTGTGCATTATGGTTTGCCCGGTACCGGGCGAAGACGGTGAGGTAATGGAACCGGACGAGCTTGCTGAAAAGCTGATGTAACCATTGCTCACACTGTACTTAAAAACCACTGAAGTCCTCAGTGGTTTTTTTGTTTATGGTGCAAGGTCTTTGACTTTTTGCATCACTGCCAAGGCTGATCTTTTGCTTCCGAGAACCCGTTTACTACTTTTAATACAACAGGATAATGGAGCAATTATGTATACAGAACAGCCAACAATGGCAGACTTATTCACCCAGTTGGGACTTGATTCCAGCGAAGAGGGGATGGATGCATTTATTGAAGAGCATAAAGGCATGAATCAAAGCCGGCATATCGAAGAAGCGCCATTCTGGAACGATTCTCAGGCTGCGTTTCTTAAACAGGCCATTGATGAAGACGCGCAGTGGGTGGTGGTAATCGACGAGTTGAACGCCCAGCTGCATCATGAT contains:
- a CDS encoding LysR family transcriptional regulator; the encoded protein is MDIRFLSTFIEVANTRHFGKAAENLFLTQSAVSARIKLLEEYFQTTLFIRHRNSIQLTPAGEKLLPYAHQLSDTLKDAKRELQLQSGEYIVCGATQLASELQLSSTLSGIHEHFPDWSVKAEILTLDNLSRQLHERVIDLAFSSEPLKSEEVISQQISAEPLGLYIVGRSSDDIDANDYVAIEWGGKTRDLICQHWPQLRDAKLRTNSLRLGLNAIEEDGGCAVFPVRFAQKLTHLSLRQVSTLDDVQACVYLNRLKSVKRHALTTVVDTLFPSHKTIAV
- a CDS encoding DUF2750 domain-containing protein encodes the protein MALDEHPLLGVSAALRLQETISGIKDNQKVWILKDADGCVMLSTEDEDGVPVWPDAGLALLWATEDWADCEPMAVTLEDWLKKWTPGLMQDELCIMVCPVPGEDGEVMEPDELAEKLM
- a CDS encoding DUF2789 domain-containing protein: MYTEQPTMADLFTQLGLDSSEEGMDAFIEEHKGMNQSRHIEEAPFWNDSQAAFLKQAIDEDAQWVVVIDELNAQLHHDHA